The Tardiphaga alba genome includes a window with the following:
- a CDS encoding thioesterase family protein: MTEFTALMAGMTRSGDGWTVSVSDDWLQGRTVYGGMGAALCMQAALNEFGSVPPLRSAQIAFIGPATGQLQLTATVLRKGKSTLFANVDLVGEAGLATRAVFCFGAARESAYNYVAIGTPELKDPESCPDFFRNAPPVLRFVQHMEGRFVSGSPPFSGSDDPQMSLWLRHREPGITPSLVALLALADAPPPAATARAKTPSLISTMTWSIDMLTDEITTDDGWWLIHNRAEQIAGGYSSQAMTLWNRQGTPIMASRQNIAVFG, encoded by the coding sequence ATGACAGAATTCACCGCATTGATGGCCGGCATGACGAGATCCGGCGACGGCTGGACCGTCAGCGTCAGCGATGATTGGCTGCAGGGCCGCACCGTCTATGGCGGAATGGGCGCGGCACTGTGCATGCAGGCGGCGCTCAATGAATTCGGCAGCGTGCCGCCGCTGCGCTCGGCACAAATCGCTTTTATCGGCCCTGCCACGGGGCAATTGCAGCTGACGGCCACCGTGCTGCGCAAGGGCAAGTCGACCTTGTTCGCAAATGTCGATCTTGTCGGCGAAGCGGGCCTCGCGACGCGCGCAGTGTTCTGTTTCGGCGCCGCGCGAGAGTCTGCCTACAACTATGTCGCCATCGGCACGCCGGAATTGAAAGACCCGGAGTCCTGCCCTGACTTCTTCCGCAATGCGCCACCGGTGCTGAGATTCGTGCAGCATATGGAAGGGCGTTTCGTGTCCGGTTCGCCGCCGTTCAGCGGCAGTGACGACCCGCAGATGTCGCTCTGGCTCCGCCATCGCGAGCCCGGCATCACGCCGTCGCTGGTGGCCCTGCTCGCGCTGGCCGACGCCCCGCCTCCGGCTGCGACCGCGCGGGCGAAAACACCATCCCTGATCTCGACAATGACGTGGTCCATCGACATGCTGACCGACGAGATCACGACCGACGATGGCTGGTGGCTGATCCACAATCGCGCCGAACAGATCGCGGGCGGCTATTCGAGCCAGGCGATGACGCTGTGGAATCGGCAGGGCACACCGATCATGGCGAGCCGGCAGAATATCGCAGTGTTCGGGTGA
- a CDS encoding DUF3617 domain-containing protein, which yields MIQRASLIALTLLCTTSPLLADNVQLPIRKAGLWELTTQITGVSKTVTPPMVMHQCTDESVDRQMNKMSSDAMKCSKQEMTKSGSSYIGDSVCTIGDATVTSHAEATGDFNSAYSVKTTAKSSGGNLPPEMVTTIQAKWVSACKADQKPGDVVMPGGMKMNITDLQRTKAMQPK from the coding sequence ATGATTCAGCGCGCGAGCCTGATCGCTCTCACCCTTCTGTGCACCACCTCGCCATTGCTGGCCGACAATGTTCAGCTGCCGATCCGCAAGGCAGGCCTGTGGGAATTGACCACGCAGATCACCGGCGTGTCGAAAACCGTGACGCCGCCGATGGTGATGCATCAATGCACCGATGAAAGCGTCGATCGACAGATGAACAAGATGTCGTCGGACGCGATGAAGTGCTCCAAGCAGGAGATGACGAAATCCGGTAGCAGCTATATCGGCGACAGCGTCTGCACGATCGGCGATGCCACGGTGACGAGCCATGCGGAAGCCACCGGCGATTTCAACTCCGCCTATTCGGTGAAGACCACCGCGAAATCGAGCGGCGGCAACCTGCCACCGGAAATGGTGACGACGATCCAGGCCAAATGGGTCAGCGCCTGCAAGGCCGACCAGAAGCCCGGCGACGTCGTGATGCCCGGCGGCATGAAGATGAACATCACCGACCTGCAGAGAACGAAGGCGATGCAGCCGAAGTGA
- a CDS encoding tautomerase family protein, which translates to MPEITVSMAAGRTDEQKKGMMLDITQALVKNLGVAADAVVIQINEAPLQNKMKGGKTFVERAAEAAAAKK; encoded by the coding sequence ATGCCTGAGATTACTGTGAGCATGGCCGCCGGCCGCACCGACGAGCAGAAGAAGGGCATGATGCTCGACATCACCCAGGCACTGGTGAAGAATCTCGGCGTCGCCGCCGATGCCGTTGTCATCCAGATCAACGAGGCGCCGCTGCAGAACAAGATGAAGGGCGGCAAGACGTTCGTCGAACGCGCCGCCGAAGCCGCCGCGGCGAAGAAGTAG